A single region of the Streptomyces sp. NBC_00425 genome encodes:
- a CDS encoding DUF5998 family protein yields the protein MDPMAKTSTTTQGLRAAIERSGYYPALVAEAVEAAVGGDPIRSYLVHQETTFDQNEVRRHVTVLVLTGNRFIVSHTDEQAADTTSPTPYATTSTESVKLGRISSVVLSRVVANPESYTPGTLPREVVLTIGWGAVSRIDLEPAACGDPNCDADHGYTGNSTADDLSLRVSEAGDGPETVRQALAFAQALSEATADVTR from the coding sequence ATGGACCCCATGGCCAAGACCAGTACGACGACCCAGGGGCTGCGCGCGGCGATCGAGCGCAGCGGCTACTACCCGGCCCTCGTGGCCGAGGCGGTGGAGGCCGCCGTCGGCGGCGATCCGATCCGGTCGTACCTGGTTCACCAGGAGACCACGTTCGACCAGAACGAGGTGCGCCGGCATGTGACGGTGCTGGTGCTCACCGGCAACCGCTTCATCGTCAGCCACACCGACGAGCAGGCCGCCGACACCACCTCCCCGACGCCGTACGCCACGACGTCCACGGAGTCCGTGAAGCTCGGCCGCATCTCGTCGGTCGTCCTCAGCCGCGTGGTCGCCAACCCGGAGTCGTACACGCCGGGCACCCTGCCGCGCGAGGTGGTGCTGACCATCGGCTGGGGCGCCGTCTCCCGCATCGACCTGGAGCCGGCCGCCTGCGGCGACCCCAACTGCGACGCCGACCACGGCTACACCGGCAACTCGACGGCGGACGACCTCAGTCTGCGCGTCAGCGAGGCCGGGGACGGCCCGGAGACGGTGCGCCAGGCGCTCGCCTTCGCGCAGGCGCTCTCCGAGGCGACAGCGGACGTCACCCGCTGA
- a CDS encoding alkaline phosphatase family protein, producing MTQQASWDFPEPLAVASAPVPAYGSGSLADLLPTLAAGLGVPGMTAAIPELTAADRNCVFLIDGLGWEQIKAHPDEAPYLHALLGSSRGGTGRPLTAGYPATTATSLASVGTGLPPGAHGLPGYTVRNPATGELMNQLRWQPWSTPGVWQPYPTVFQLAHKAGVHAAQVSSPAFQNTPLTKVALSGGTFHGRLTGEERMDCAAEQLAAGDRSLVYTYYAELDGAGHRYGVASDTWRGQLMYVDRLVQRLAEQLPPRSALYVTADHGMIDVPFDEEHRIDFDADWELSAGVALLGGEGRARHVYAVPGAADDVLTCWREVLGEQFWVASREEAIDAGWFGPRIDERVHARLGDVIAAARDDVLLIASEREPKESSMVGNHGSMTPAEQLVPLLEVRS from the coding sequence ATGACGCAGCAGGCCTCCTGGGACTTCCCCGAACCGCTCGCCGTCGCCTCCGCGCCCGTCCCCGCATACGGCTCCGGCTCCCTCGCCGACCTGCTGCCCACGCTGGCGGCGGGCCTGGGCGTGCCCGGCATGACCGCGGCGATCCCCGAGCTGACCGCGGCCGACCGCAACTGCGTCTTCCTGATCGACGGCCTCGGCTGGGAGCAGATCAAGGCCCACCCCGACGAGGCGCCCTACCTGCACGCGCTCCTCGGCAGCTCGCGCGGCGGCACCGGACGCCCGCTCACCGCCGGCTACCCGGCGACCACCGCGACCTCCCTCGCCTCCGTCGGCACCGGCCTCCCGCCGGGCGCCCACGGCCTGCCCGGCTACACCGTGCGCAACCCCGCCACCGGCGAGCTGATGAACCAGCTGCGCTGGCAGCCGTGGAGCACGCCGGGCGTCTGGCAGCCCTATCCCACGGTCTTCCAGCTCGCCCACAAGGCGGGCGTGCACGCCGCCCAGGTGTCGTCCCCCGCGTTCCAGAACACCCCGCTGACCAAGGTCGCGCTCAGCGGCGGAACGTTTCACGGGCGGCTCACCGGCGAGGAGCGCATGGACTGCGCCGCCGAGCAGCTGGCCGCCGGCGACCGCTCCCTCGTCTACACCTACTACGCCGAACTGGACGGCGCCGGGCACCGCTACGGCGTCGCCTCCGACACCTGGCGCGGTCAGCTCATGTACGTCGACCGGCTGGTCCAGCGTCTGGCCGAGCAGCTCCCGCCGCGCAGCGCGCTCTACGTCACCGCCGACCACGGCATGATCGACGTGCCCTTCGACGAGGAGCACCGGATCGACTTCGACGCGGACTGGGAGCTGAGCGCCGGTGTCGCCCTGCTCGGCGGCGAGGGCCGAGCCCGCCATGTCTACGCCGTGCCGGGCGCCGCGGACGACGTCCTGACCTGCTGGCGCGAGGTGCTCGGCGAGCAGTTCTGGGTGGCCTCCCGGGAGGAGGCGATCGACGCGGGCTGGTTCGGTCCGCGCATCGACGAGCGGGTGCACGCCCGTCTCGGCGACGTGATCGCGGCCGCCCGGGACGACGTCCTGCTCATCGCCTCCGAGCGGGAGCCCAAGGAGTCCTCGATGGTCGGCAACCACGGTTCCATGACCCCTGCCGAGCAGCTGGTCCCCCTGCTCGAAGTACGCTCCTGA
- a CDS encoding thymidine kinase: protein MPELVFFSGTMDCGKSTLALQIEHNRSARGLQGIIFTRDDRAGEGKLSSRLGLVTDAVEVEDGQDLYAYLVDHLSQGGRADYVIADEAQFLAEEQIDQLARVVDDLDVDVYAFGITTDFRSKLFPGSQRLVELADRVEVLQVEALCWCGARATHNARTVGGFMVVEGAQVVVGDVNQADTVGYEVLCRRHHRRRMTAASARAAALSPDVLPVQQI, encoded by the coding sequence ATGCCCGAGCTGGTGTTCTTCTCCGGAACCATGGACTGCGGGAAGTCGACGCTGGCTCTCCAGATAGAGCACAACCGATCCGCGCGCGGCCTGCAGGGCATCATCTTCACCCGCGACGACCGTGCGGGCGAGGGCAAGCTGTCCTCCCGTCTCGGCCTGGTCACCGACGCGGTCGAGGTCGAGGACGGCCAGGACCTGTACGCCTATCTCGTCGACCACCTCTCGCAGGGCGGCCGTGCGGACTATGTGATCGCGGACGAGGCGCAGTTCCTCGCCGAGGAGCAGATCGACCAGCTCGCGCGCGTCGTCGACGACCTGGACGTCGACGTCTACGCCTTCGGTATCACCACCGACTTCCGCTCCAAGCTGTTCCCCGGCTCCCAGCGGCTCGTCGAACTCGCCGACCGCGTGGAGGTGCTGCAGGTCGAGGCCCTGTGCTGGTGCGGCGCCCGGGCCACGCACAACGCCCGCACGGTGGGCGGCTTCATGGTCGTCGAGGGCGCGCAGGTCGTCGTCGGCGACGTGAACCAGGCGGACACGGTCGGCTACGAGGTCCTGTGCAGGCGCCACCACCGACGCCGGATGACCGCGGCGTCCGCACGCGCGGCCGCCCTGTCCCCGGACGTGCTGCCGGTACAGCAGATCTGA
- a CDS encoding VOC family protein, with product MTEAGGPAGTIGATHARYAPGTPCWVSLMAHGLTATQEFYGQLFGWDFRPGPEQLGPYVRALLDGQEVAGIGQLPPDRHLPVAWTPYFASDDVDSTAETVRLCGGTIGVGPLDASDAGRLAIGSDPSGAVFGVWQAAGHVGATVSGVPGTPVWNDLTTYETAGVRKFYETVFGYAEEAVESPDHDYVTLHVGGHPVAGLHGVGAALPRDLGPHWTTYFEVADTDAAMVRVTELGGRVLTPAQDSTHGRVAVVADPEGARFALIQEPR from the coding sequence ATGACCGAGGCAGGCGGGCCGGCCGGCACGATCGGCGCGACACACGCGCGGTATGCACCCGGGACACCCTGCTGGGTGAGTCTGATGGCGCACGGGTTGACGGCGACGCAGGAGTTCTACGGGCAGCTCTTCGGCTGGGACTTCCGGCCCGGCCCGGAGCAGCTCGGACCCTACGTGCGCGCGCTGCTCGACGGCCAGGAGGTCGCCGGCATCGGCCAACTCCCCCCGGACCGCCACCTGCCCGTCGCCTGGACGCCCTACTTCGCCTCCGACGACGTGGACAGCACAGCGGAAACGGTGAGGCTGTGCGGCGGCACGATCGGGGTGGGCCCCCTGGACGCCTCCGACGCCGGACGGCTGGCGATCGGCTCCGACCCCTCCGGCGCGGTGTTCGGCGTCTGGCAGGCAGCGGGCCACGTGGGCGCCACCGTCTCCGGCGTGCCGGGAACCCCCGTCTGGAACGATCTGACGACCTATGAGACGGCGGGCGTCCGCAAGTTCTACGAGACGGTCTTCGGCTACGCCGAGGAAGCCGTGGAGTCCCCCGACCACGACTACGTGACCCTGCATGTCGGCGGTCACCCGGTCGCCGGTCTGCACGGCGTGGGCGCCGCACTGCCCCGGGACCTGGGGCCGCACTGGACGACGTACTTCGAGGTGGCCGACACGGACGCGGCGATGGTCCGGGTGACCGAGCTCGGCGGCCGGGTGCTCACACCGGCCCAGGACAGCACGCACGGGCGCGTGGCGGTGGTGGCCGACCCGGAGGGCGCCCGCTTCGCCCTGATCCAGGAACCGCGGTAG